One Planctomycetota bacterium DNA segment encodes these proteins:
- a CDS encoding response regulator: MRPCILLIDDDERLVAALRLRLEESGFAVAAAADGASGLAAAAEHRPGAIVLDLHLPDLDGYDVCRRLAADVSLASIPVIVLSGKDDAQARRAAFDVGAADFLAKPYNSLDVLAALRSVVNMDDTDAPARRSASA, translated from the coding sequence ATGCGTCCGTGCATACTGCTCATTGATGATGATGAACGCCTTGTCGCCGCGCTGCGCCTTCGACTTGAAGAGTCCGGCTTCGCCGTCGCCGCCGCCGCCGACGGCGCATCCGGTCTCGCCGCCGCCGCCGAGCATCGCCCCGGCGCGATCGTGCTTGATCTGCATCTGCCTGACCTGGACGGCTACGACGTTTGCCGCCGCCTCGCCGCCGACGTGTCGCTGGCGTCGATTCCTGTGATCGTGCTCTCGGGCAAGGACGATGCGCAGGCCCGCCGCGCCGCATTCGATGTCGGCGCGGCCGACTTCCTCGCCAAACCGTACAACTCGCTCGATGTCCTGGCCGCACTGCGCTCCGTCGTCAACATGGACGACACCGACGCGCCGGCGCGCCGCTCCGCCAGCGCCTGA
- a CDS encoding amidohydrolase, producing MMHTDPARRRGATTWIISSPVVTDTGPTPLRRAAAGSKPTGSTRVRTRWTCPGSSGRRTRRRIRGPMPLSSPISLRKSSNRRPCRRCLRGKGPSRTPAVTAVDRPHRPRPILQCHRMNPTLAEHIDDLIARHLSDLVALRHDLHAHPQLGYKETYASAMVRRELDAAGVEYEKDIAQTGVVGRLGDGGGAIGLRADMDALPIDEQTMLPYASQHPGCMHACGHDGHTTILIGAARVLSELRDQLPRPVRFVFQPAEEIGAGAKRMIEGGALKDVSTMFGLHGVPMLPVGVMASRSGPLMAAPADFTIEVRGRGGHGAMPHLCHDPIVAAAQIVTALQTIITRDRDPVDPAVISVGSLHAGEAPNVIPDTATIRGTYRFITPATGVLLRSRMNEVAAQIAAAHRCTAHATFDQGYPVLVNDPGVCAYAMSIARRTLGEKAVIDLPVPVMPGEDFAFYGQHVPSFFAFIGVRPHDRQDYPGLHSSQYDFTDAAIPVGIRLMCAWALNGGPSA from the coding sequence ATGATGCACACGGACCCGGCGCGTCGACGAGGAGCAACGACATGGATCATTTCGTCACCGGTCGTTACGGACACTGGCCCGACGCCTCTTCGCAGAGCGGCCGCAGGATCGAAGCCGACGGGGTCGACGCGTGTCAGGACGCGCTGGACCTGCCCGGGTTCGAGTGGGCGGAGGACGCGGCGGCGGATCCGTGGGCCCATGCCGCTCAGCTCCCCAATCTCTTTGAGGAAATCCTCGAATCGACGCCCTTGCCGCCGATGCCTCCGCGGCAAAGGACCGTCCCGCACCCCCGCGGTGACCGCCGTTGATCGACCGCACCGTCCCCGGCCGATACTACAATGTCACCGCATGAATCCGACGCTTGCTGAACATATCGATGATCTGATCGCGCGCCATCTGAGCGACCTGGTCGCCTTGCGCCACGATCTGCATGCCCATCCGCAGCTCGGCTACAAGGAAACCTACGCCAGCGCCATGGTAAGGCGCGAGCTTGACGCGGCGGGCGTCGAATATGAAAAGGACATCGCCCAAACCGGCGTCGTCGGGCGCCTCGGCGACGGCGGCGGCGCGATCGGTCTGCGGGCTGACATGGACGCGCTGCCGATCGACGAGCAGACGATGCTGCCTTACGCTTCGCAGCACCCCGGCTGCATGCACGCCTGCGGACACGATGGGCACACCACGATCCTCATCGGCGCCGCCCGCGTCCTCAGCGAACTGCGCGATCAGTTGCCGCGCCCGGTGCGCTTCGTGTTTCAACCCGCCGAGGAAATCGGCGCGGGGGCCAAGCGCATGATCGAAGGCGGGGCGCTGAAGGATGTGAGCACGATGTTCGGACTGCACGGCGTGCCGATGCTGCCTGTGGGCGTGATGGCCAGTCGTTCCGGTCCGCTCATGGCCGCCCCCGCCGACTTCACCATCGAAGTGCGCGGCCGCGGGGGCCACGGCGCCATGCCGCACCTGTGCCATGACCCCATCGTCGCCGCCGCACAGATCGTCACCGCGCTTCAGACGATCATCACACGCGACCGCGATCCGGTGGACCCGGCCGTGATCAGCGTCGGCTCGCTGCACGCCGGCGAAGCGCCCAATGTCATTCCCGACACCGCGACGATTCGTGGCACGTATCGATTCATCACGCCCGCCACCGGTGTACTGCTGCGATCGCGCATGAACGAAGTCGCCGCGCAGATCGCCGCCGCGCACCGCTGCACCGCCCATGCGACTTTCGATCAGGGCTACCCCGTGCTCGTCAACGACCCGGGCGTCTGCGCCTACGCCATGAGCATCGCCCGGCGAACGCTCGGCGAAAAGGCCGTCATCGACCTGCCCGTCCCCGTCATGCCCGGCGAGGACTTCGCGTTTTACGGTCAGCACGTGCCCAGCTTCTTCGCCTTCATCGGCGTCCGCCCGCACGATCGCCAAGACTACCCCGGCCTGCACTCAAGCCAGTACGACTTCACCGACGCCGCCATCCCCGTCGGCATCCGACTCATGTGCGCCTGGGCCTTGAACGGCGGACCCTCGGCGTAA
- a CDS encoding anthranilate/aminodeoxychorismate synthase component II (TrpG; with TrpE catalyzes the formation of anthranilate and glutamate from chorismate and glutamine; TrpG provides the glutamine amidotransferase activity), with amino-acid sequence MILLIDNYDSFTYNLVQRIGELDASLDLRVVRNDKISADEAEAMKPERVIISPGPCTPAEGGVSNDIILRFEGRVPILGVCLGHQCMGFTHGMIVERNYRLMHGKTSPIHHDGKGVFAGLSNPFEATRYHSLVVRRETVPTDLWEISAWTAEGEVMGMRRKWDKAPIEGVQFHPESFLTVEGPMLLANFLGLPRPVVSAM; translated from the coding sequence ATGATTCTTCTCATCGACAACTACGACAGCTTCACCTACAACCTCGTGCAGCGGATTGGCGAGCTTGACGCTTCGCTGGATCTGCGCGTGGTGCGGAATGACAAGATTTCGGCGGACGAGGCGGAGGCGATGAAGCCGGAGCGGGTCATCATCTCGCCCGGGCCGTGTACGCCGGCGGAGGGCGGGGTGTCGAACGACATCATCCTGCGCTTCGAGGGGCGCGTGCCGATTCTGGGCGTGTGCCTGGGGCATCAGTGCATGGGCTTCACGCACGGCATGATCGTCGAGCGGAACTACCGGCTGATGCACGGCAAGACTTCGCCGATCCATCACGACGGCAAGGGCGTGTTCGCGGGGCTGAGCAATCCGTTCGAGGCGACGCGGTATCACAGTCTGGTGGTGCGGCGGGAGACGGTGCCGACGGATTTGTGGGAGATCAGCGCGTGGACGGCCGAGGGCGAGGTGATGGGGATGCGGCGCAAATGGGACAAGGCGCCGATCGAAGGCGTGCAGTTCCATCCCGAGAGTTTTCTGACGGTCGAGGGGCCGATGCTGCTGGCGAATTTTCTGGGGCTGCCGAGGCCGGTCGTTTCGGCGATGTGA
- a CDS encoding DUF1444 family protein, giving the protein MPNVPKEPEAFTEHVARSFRKLYDRSTIHITGPLEMTVDDRVVGLEDLYRAFLKDDSKVHEMIAEFVEAVRNVQMLEETPLPLEVVRTKVMPRIHGYGVFRSTRPELIAHQPYINDTVILYMVELNGAATPVTTEQLIRWGIGLDDLDAMARTNLAGYRPNLELQLFQGAEGAAALFNTGDGYDASRLLLDRLYPQLAPEFGGNFLVAIPARDIFIAFPKEPDNFVHRLQQRIDDDYRSMPYPITNDLFLVTLDGVADWKPAA; this is encoded by the coding sequence ATGCCCAACGTCCCCAAAGAACCCGAGGCCTTCACCGAGCACGTCGCACGCTCCTTCCGCAAGCTCTACGACCGCTCGACCATCCACATCACCGGCCCGCTGGAGATGACCGTCGACGATCGCGTCGTCGGACTCGAAGATCTCTACCGCGCTTTCCTCAAGGACGACTCGAAGGTGCACGAGATGATCGCCGAGTTCGTCGAGGCGGTGCGCAATGTGCAGATGCTCGAAGAGACGCCGCTGCCGCTGGAGGTGGTGCGGACAAAGGTGATGCCGCGGATTCATGGTTACGGCGTCTTCCGCTCGACGCGCCCCGAACTCATCGCCCACCAGCCCTACATCAACGACACCGTGATTCTCTACATGGTCGAGCTCAACGGCGCCGCCACGCCCGTCACCACGGAGCAGCTTATCCGTTGGGGCATCGGGCTCGATGACCTGGACGCCATGGCCCGCACGAACCTGGCCGGTTATCGCCCCAATCTCGAACTTCAGCTTTTCCAGGGAGCCGAGGGCGCCGCCGCCCTGTTCAACACGGGCGACGGCTACGACGCCTCGCGCCTCCTGCTCGACCGACTCTACCCGCAGCTCGCCCCCGAATTCGGCGGCAACTTTCTCGTCGCCATCCCCGCCCGCGATATCTTCATCGCCTTCCCCAAAGAGCCCGACAACTTCGTCCACCGCCTCCAGCAACGCATCGACGACGACTACCGCTCGATGCCCTACCCCATCACGAACGATCTGTTCCTCGTGACCCTCGACGGCGTCGCCGACTGGAAACCCGCCGCGTGA
- a CDS encoding carbohydrate kinase produces MFVDLLIVRWASFGRGIVAAVHPIAKPYNARHMANARTIVGLGEALFDVFGDEAHLGGAPLNVAVHAQQLGNHGIVVSRVGQDDMGRQVRDELTKRGMSVDYLQTDPDRPTGTVIVGTGPDGEPTYDIVNHVAWDVIQYDPDLDALARRTDAVCFGSLAQREAQSRNNIYRFAETARQAVRLFDVNLRQDYFDRRSLTRSCEIATALKLNTAELRTLDDLFNLGGSFDDAAATLLKRFDLHWLALTRGPDGVVVYTPGGKFEGEPVSVDTSGSDAVGAGDATAAALLHGVTHRWPWPRTIAMANHLGAFVASQKGACPQIPQSLQNMAQ; encoded by the coding sequence ATGTTCGTTGATTTGCTCATCGTGCGGTGGGCTTCCTTTGGCCGGGGCATCGTAGCGGCTGTGCACCCCATTGCCAAACCGTATAATGCCCGACATATGGCCAATGCCCGCACGATTGTCGGCCTCGGGGAGGCGCTGTTCGATGTCTTCGGTGACGAAGCGCATCTGGGCGGCGCGCCGCTGAATGTGGCGGTGCATGCACAGCAGCTCGGCAACCACGGCATTGTCGTCTCGCGCGTCGGGCAGGACGACATGGGCCGACAGGTGCGCGACGAACTGACCAAGCGCGGCATGAGCGTCGACTATCTGCAAACCGACCCCGACCGCCCCACCGGCACCGTCATCGTCGGCACCGGCCCGGACGGCGAGCCGACGTATGACATCGTCAACCATGTCGCGTGGGACGTCATTCAGTACGACCCCGATCTGGATGCGCTGGCCCGGCGCACCGATGCGGTGTGCTTCGGTTCGCTGGCCCAGCGCGAGGCCCAGTCGCGCAACAACATCTACCGTTTCGCCGAGACGGCCCGACAGGCGGTGCGCCTTTTTGATGTGAACCTGCGGCAGGATTATTTCGATCGCCGAAGTCTGACGCGAAGCTGCGAGATCGCCACGGCCCTCAAGCTCAACACGGCGGAGCTGCGCACGCTCGACGATCTATTCAACCTCGGCGGCAGTTTCGACGACGCGGCGGCGACGCTTCTCAAGCGGTTCGATCTGCACTGGCTGGCGCTGACGCGCGGGCCGGACGGCGTGGTGGTGTATACGCCCGGCGGGAAGTTTGAGGGCGAGCCAGTGAGCGTGGACACGAGCGGGAGCGACGCGGTGGGCGCGGGCGATGCGACGGCGGCGGCGCTATTGCATGGCGTGACGCACCGCTGGCCCTGGCCCCGCACGATCGCGATGGCCAATCATCTCGGCGCTTTCGTCGCTTCGCAGAAGGGCGCCTGCCCCCAGATTCCCCAATCCCTCCAAAACATGGCCCAATGA